The genomic DNA ATACATTGATGGCCAAGTCTATTATTTAGCTTCTCCTAATTTCACACATCAACGTATTCTTGGTAATCTATACATTGTTATGTACACATTTTTCAAAGGAAAACCCTGTCAACCTTTCTTATCACCTTTTGATGTCACGCTAAAAAGAAGTGTTAGTTTATTTAATGTTGTTCAACCAGATCTTCTTGTTGTATGCGATCAAGACAATCGCAATGAAAAAGATTATTATTTAGGCACCCCTGCCTTAGTGGTTGAGATTATTTCTCCCGAGACAAGCAAAAAAGATCTAATCAAAAAATTAGACCTTTATATGTCAACTGGCGTTGAAGAGTATTGGGTAATTAATCCTGAAGAAAAGCTCGTCATTATTTATACCTTTTTATATAAAGAAATTACAAGTTTAAGGACTTTCAATCCAGGTATGATGGCATCTTCTGTAAAATTTCCAGACTTAAACTTCGAAATTAATCAACTTTTTGATTAACTTACAACCCATACAAATCTATACAAAGGGGTTCAACCCCATGAACATACTGAATCATTCATAGAGTTGAACCCTTGAATTCTAAACAAGAGATTCATCTTCTGAAGGATTG from Firmicutes bacterium HGW-Firmicutes-1 includes the following:
- a CDS encoding prevent-host-death protein gives rise to the protein MIVHSTDLKTNLGKYLNLVATEDIVILKSGKPVAKMIPCDDWSRAYVLREGTPDYNYDGQYMSYDAFMKMNEKSEARYEYIDGQVYYLASPNFTHQRILGNLYIVMYTFFKGKPCQPFLSPFDVTLKRSVSLFNVVQPDLLVVCDQDNRNEKDYYLGTPALVVEIISPETSKKDLIKKLDLYMSTGVEEYWVINPEEKLVIIYTFLYKEITSLRTFNPGMMASSVKFPDLNFEINQLFD